The following proteins are co-located in the Vigna unguiculata cultivar IT97K-499-35 chromosome 9, ASM411807v1, whole genome shotgun sequence genome:
- the LOC114196000 gene encoding photosystem II 22 kDa protein, chloroplastic isoform X2 translates to MAQTMLLMSSVSSSHSLGLKKDLFLQLRPKFSQLSFNPLPSSTPFPSSPRTFTTLALFKSKTKAPPAKTKPKQKVEDGIFGTSGGFGFTKQNELFVGRVAMLGFAASLLGEGVTGKGILAQLNLETGIPIYEAEPLLLFFILFTLLGAIGGLGDRGKFVDDEEPNTGGVIPGGKGFREALGLGSGPLFGFTKANELFVGRLAQLGFVFSLIGEIVTGKGALAQLNIETGVPINEIEPLVLFNVLFFFVAALNPGTGKFVTDEGDDE, encoded by the exons ATGGCGCAAACCATGTTGCTCATGTCCAGTGTCTCTAGCAGCCACTCCCTGGGTTTGAAGAAGGATCTTTTCCTCCAATTGAGGCCTAAATTCTCTCAACTCTCCTTCAACCCTCTTCCATCTTCAACTCCTTTCCCTTCTTCACCTCGTACATTCACAACTCTCGCCCTCTTCAAATCAAAGACCAAGGCCCCTCCTGCCAAGACCAAG CCAAAGCAAAAGGTTGAAGATGGTATCTTTGGTACTTCTGGAGGGTTTGGTTTTACTAAGCAGAACGAGCTCTTTGTGGGTCGTGTTGCCATGCTTGGTTTTGCG GCATCATTGTTGGGTGAAGGAGTAACTGGGAAAGGGATTCTTGCACAATTGAATCTGGAAACTGGAATTCCCATTTATGAAGCAGAGCCACTTCTTCTGTTTTTCATCCTTTTCACGCTGCTGGGAGCTATCGGAGGTTTAGGTGACCGTGGGAAATTTGTTGACGATGAGGAACCCAACACCGGAGGTGTTATTCCCGGAGGCAAAGGCTTCAGAGAAGCACTTGGTCTCGGTTCAG GTCCTTTGTTTGGATTCACGAAAGCTAACGAGCTATTTGTGGGAAGATTGGCTCAATTGGGATTCGTTTTCTCTCTGATTGGAGAAATTGTTACTGGGAAGGGAGCACTCGCCCAGCTCAACATTGAGACCGGTGTACCGATCAACGAAATCGAACCCCTTGTCTTGTTCAACGTTCTTTTCTTCTTCGTTGCAGCTTTGAATCCTGGAACTGGCAAATTCGTTACAGATGAGGGGGATGATGAATAG
- the LOC114196000 gene encoding photosystem II 22 kDa protein, chloroplastic isoform X1 translates to MAQTMLLMSSVSSSHSLGLKKDLFLQLRPKFSQLSFNPLPSSTPFPSSPRTFTTLALFKSKTKAPPAKTKVVKPKQKVEDGIFGTSGGFGFTKQNELFVGRVAMLGFAASLLGEGVTGKGILAQLNLETGIPIYEAEPLLLFFILFTLLGAIGGLGDRGKFVDDEEPNTGGVIPGGKGFREALGLGSGPLFGFTKANELFVGRLAQLGFVFSLIGEIVTGKGALAQLNIETGVPINEIEPLVLFNVLFFFVAALNPGTGKFVTDEGDDE, encoded by the exons ATGGCGCAAACCATGTTGCTCATGTCCAGTGTCTCTAGCAGCCACTCCCTGGGTTTGAAGAAGGATCTTTTCCTCCAATTGAGGCCTAAATTCTCTCAACTCTCCTTCAACCCTCTTCCATCTTCAACTCCTTTCCCTTCTTCACCTCGTACATTCACAACTCTCGCCCTCTTCAAATCAAAGACCAAGGCCCCTCCTGCCAAGACCAAG GTTGTAAAGCCAAAGCAAAAGGTTGAAGATGGTATCTTTGGTACTTCTGGAGGGTTTGGTTTTACTAAGCAGAACGAGCTCTTTGTGGGTCGTGTTGCCATGCTTGGTTTTGCG GCATCATTGTTGGGTGAAGGAGTAACTGGGAAAGGGATTCTTGCACAATTGAATCTGGAAACTGGAATTCCCATTTATGAAGCAGAGCCACTTCTTCTGTTTTTCATCCTTTTCACGCTGCTGGGAGCTATCGGAGGTTTAGGTGACCGTGGGAAATTTGTTGACGATGAGGAACCCAACACCGGAGGTGTTATTCCCGGAGGCAAAGGCTTCAGAGAAGCACTTGGTCTCGGTTCAG GTCCTTTGTTTGGATTCACGAAAGCTAACGAGCTATTTGTGGGAAGATTGGCTCAATTGGGATTCGTTTTCTCTCTGATTGGAGAAATTGTTACTGGGAAGGGAGCACTCGCCCAGCTCAACATTGAGACCGGTGTACCGATCAACGAAATCGAACCCCTTGTCTTGTTCAACGTTCTTTTCTTCTTCGTTGCAGCTTTGAATCCTGGAACTGGCAAATTCGTTACAGATGAGGGGGATGATGAATAG
- the LOC114196203 gene encoding uncharacterized protein At4g08330, chloroplastic-like yields MENSVFNKKSQVHHNPISSSYTYSCSSQRDVHYSCGTCGYELNLSSSNRSISSIGSKYGKSIRRGIISFFNVDDSRFTRADEIECAPFFSKHSWGLFRKKTKLLCRKCCNHVGYSYNDHTSSSFPLLSNGAQPSPATEASTRMKYDIRIRALQPSSQEYGITVSA; encoded by the exons ATGGAGAATTCCGTGTTTAACAAAAAATCACAAGTTCATCACAATCCAATTTCCTCCTCCTACACCTATTCCTGCTCTTCTCAGAGGGATGTCCACTACAG TTGTGGCACTTGTGGGTATGAGCTTAACCTATCATCCTCTAACCGGAGCATATCCTCCATCGGTTCAAAATATGGGAAATCCATAAGGCGAGGTATTATATCATTCTTCAACGTTGATGACAGCAGATTCACCCGTGCTGATGAAATTGAATGTGCGCCATTTTTTTCTAAGCACTCGTGGGGTTTGTTCCGCAAAAAAACCAAGCTTCTCTGTCGCAAATGTTGCAACCATGTTGGATATTCCTACAATGATCACACTTCATCGTCTTTTCCCCTCCTTTCAAACGGAGCCCAACCATCACCTGCCACCGAAGCCTCAACTCGAATGAAATATGACATTCGCATTCGTGCCTTGCAACCTTCATCTCAAGAATATGGAATCACCGTGTCAGCTTGA